Proteins found in one Gammaproteobacteria bacterium genomic segment:
- a CDS encoding 4Fe-4S dicluster domain-containing protein, translated as MQEIFEDIRSDFRYEHELNGCLNCGICTATCPSAQFYDYSPREIVQLLWTENVDQIYDAMQEKIWACAQCMTCAARCPFKNSPGGLVAIMREVAIKHGMDSAKEVLRPFGRVMLKLITTGNQLSPDMIQPDHFPDWGPNIQKVEGNLKTLRKAIPVKTLQTTDTAWEVSLKTSVEMYTIWEMTGVLTQLETMDENLFDVIEDFIDEKKEEYDDWLEEQEDKDDDD; from the coding sequence ATGCAGGAAATCTTCGAAGATATTCGCAGTGATTTTCGTTACGAGCACGAGCTAAACGGCTGTTTAAATTGTGGGATTTGTACTGCCACTTGTCCTTCGGCGCAGTTCTACGATTACTCCCCCCGCGAAATCGTCCAGTTGCTCTGGACCGAAAACGTGGATCAGATTTACGACGCCATGCAGGAGAAAATTTGGGCCTGTGCTCAATGCATGACTTGTGCGGCGCGTTGTCCGTTTAAAAACTCCCCTGGTGGTCTGGTGGCCATCATGCGCGAAGTGGCAATCAAACACGGCATGGACTCTGCCAAAGAAGTGTTGCGTCCTTTTGGTCGTGTCATGCTTAAGCTGATTACTACGGGTAATCAATTGTCACCCGACATGATACAGCCTGATCATTTTCCCGATTGGGGCCCCAATATTCAAAAAGTCGAAGGTAATCTGAAAACCTTGCGCAAGGCTATTCCGGTCAAAACGTTGCAGACAACAGATACCGCCTGGGAAGTGAGTTTAAAAACCTCGGTTGAAATGTACACCATTTGGGAAATGACAGGCGTTTTGACTCAACTGGAAACCATGGACGAGAACCTCTTTGACGTTATCGAAGATTTCATCGATGAGAAAAAAGAGGAATACGATGACTGGTTGGAAGAACAGGAAGACAAAGACGACGATGATTGA
- a CDS encoding M48 family metalloprotease, which produces MRRIAQACLLAISVSLTPAMGSTTDISLPDIGPNARTPDEERRLGEAFMRIVRQEVAVINDPELSEYIWNLGYKLVANSDFRGTNFSFFMVQDNSINAFAGPGGYIGVHSGLILTAENEGELAAVLAHEIAHVTQHHLDRAMEAEGKMDLPLAAAIAAAIILGSQNSNIAEAAIVTGIAANVQSRLNFSRSHEREADQIGMRILVQSSYDPQSMPAFFERMQQGESLSDSAPEFLRTHPVTINRIAESKNRANQYQIKTDNDSQMFHLMRAKLQVMASQNLPQLIRAYEQELKAGTFRNEIAHRYGYAQALLANNDFDRAREQASLLIKKDGEKITYDILFAQIELASGRVAQGLRKLDDALVLSPSNPVLAQLYATALLRNEQPHKAKQILLTVPPERRTANFLKLHAQAERDSGFPGRSHQLLAEYYYQMGYTRTAIDQLNLALREKDIETAEAGTIRARIDELKDLVRQERQQANQ; this is translated from the coding sequence TTGCGTCGTATCGCCCAAGCCTGCCTACTTGCCATCTCGGTGTCACTGACTCCCGCCATGGGCAGCACGACTGACATCAGCCTGCCGGATATCGGGCCGAACGCTCGCACCCCGGATGAGGAACGACGCCTGGGCGAAGCCTTCATGCGCATCGTTCGTCAGGAAGTCGCTGTCATCAATGACCCTGAGCTTAGCGAATACATCTGGAACCTGGGCTACAAACTGGTAGCCAACAGTGATTTTCGCGGCACCAATTTTTCTTTCTTCATGGTTCAGGACAACAGCATTAACGCCTTTGCCGGCCCTGGCGGCTACATTGGCGTGCATTCCGGCCTGATTTTAACGGCTGAAAACGAGGGTGAGCTCGCTGCGGTTCTCGCTCACGAAATTGCTCACGTGACCCAGCACCATCTGGATCGTGCCATGGAGGCCGAAGGCAAGATGGATCTGCCGCTGGCCGCCGCTATCGCTGCTGCCATCATTTTGGGCAGCCAAAATAGCAACATTGCCGAAGCCGCGATTGTGACCGGCATTGCTGCCAACGTTCAAAGCAGGCTTAATTTTTCTCGCAGCCACGAACGCGAGGCCGACCAAATCGGCATGCGCATTTTGGTGCAATCCAGCTATGACCCACAAAGCATGCCTGCTTTCTTTGAACGCATGCAGCAGGGTGAAAGCCTGAGCGACTCCGCGCCCGAGTTTTTGCGAACGCACCCGGTCACCATCAACCGGATTGCCGAGTCAAAAAACCGCGCCAACCAGTACCAAATCAAAACAGACAATGACAGCCAAATGTTCCACCTGATGCGCGCCAAACTGCAAGTCATGGCCTCGCAGAATTTGCCGCAACTGATTCGCGCCTATGAACAAGAGCTCAAAGCCGGGACCTTCCGCAACGAAATCGCGCATCGTTACGGCTATGCACAGGCATTACTGGCCAATAATGATTTTGATCGCGCTCGCGAACAAGCCTCATTACTGATCAAAAAAGACGGCGAAAAAATCACTTACGATATTCTGTTCGCCCAGATTGAATTGGCATCAGGGCGGGTTGCCCAGGGCTTGCGCAAGCTCGACGATGCGCTCGTCCTCAGCCCAAGCAATCCGGTGCTGGCGCAATTGTACGCCACTGCCTTGTTGCGCAATGAACAGCCACACAAAGCCAAACAAATCCTGCTCACCGTCCCCCCTGAGCGCCGCACCGCCAATTTTTTGAAGCTGCATGCCCAGGCCGAGCGTGACTCAGGCTTTCCTGGCCGGTCTCACCAATTGCTCGCGGAATATTATTACCAGATGGGCTATACCCGCACCGCCATTGACCAGCTCAATCTGGCCTTGCGGGAAAAAGACATTGAAACTGCCGAGGCCGGCACCATCCGTGCACGTATCGATGAACTTAAAGATCTGGTTCGTCAGGAACGCCAGCAAGCCAATCAATAA
- a CDS encoding heterodisulfide reductase-related iron-sulfur binding cluster, with amino-acid sequence MSNDHKPGHHNTSSQGAGPGTMKPGFHNTDGQGVAGHGSFFQQTNLSEADAIAATDWVRKHVDKRSIDLGERMDDVREHMWHLEKEGEIIVHRITDDHKPIMTKTLFGWDKKIPTTQLWHHKSCGQCGNIPGYPTSLMWFMNKFGYVPGKDYLDETDQTSCTAWNYHGSGIGNVESLAAVFLRNFHQAYVSGKQHGHGAGHFYPLVHCGTSFGNYKEIRKYLIESPQLREKVKKILGKLGRLVDGKLVIPEEIIHYSEWVHVMRNRMANELQTIDISNLRVTVHAACHYYKMVHEDAIYDPTVLGGNRAAPGTSVAQALGAQVIDYSTWYDCCGFGFRHIISEREFTRSFTMDRKIRVAREEANADVMLGIDTGCITTMDKNQWIGQAHGQNFSMPIMADVQLAALACGADPFKIVQLQWHASPCEEVVEKMGISWADAKKSFQAYLKEVEAGKIEYLYDPKLAVGG; translated from the coding sequence ATGAGTAATGATCACAAACCCGGACATCACAACACGTCCTCCCAGGGGGCAGGTCCCGGCACCATGAAGCCTGGTTTTCACAACACCGATGGTCAAGGGGTTGCGGGACATGGTTCGTTTTTCCAGCAGACCAATCTGTCGGAAGCGGATGCTATCGCCGCCACTGATTGGGTTCGCAAGCATGTGGACAAGCGCAGCATTGATCTGGGCGAACGCATGGATGATGTGCGCGAGCACATGTGGCACCTGGAAAAAGAAGGCGAGATTATTGTTCATCGCATCACCGATGATCATAAACCGATCATGACCAAAACGCTGTTTGGTTGGGACAAGAAAATTCCCACCACCCAGTTATGGCATCACAAATCCTGTGGTCAGTGCGGCAACATTCCTGGCTATCCCACGTCGCTGATGTGGTTCATGAATAAGTTTGGCTATGTGCCGGGCAAGGATTACCTGGACGAAACCGATCAGACCTCATGCACGGCCTGGAATTATCACGGTTCGGGCATTGGTAATGTGGAATCGTTGGCGGCGGTATTCCTTCGCAACTTCCATCAAGCCTATGTTTCGGGCAAACAGCATGGCCACGGTGCTGGGCACTTTTATCCCTTGGTGCATTGCGGAACATCGTTTGGTAACTACAAAGAAATTCGCAAATATCTGATCGAATCGCCACAGTTGCGCGAGAAAGTGAAAAAAATTCTCGGCAAGCTTGGACGCTTGGTGGATGGAAAACTGGTTATTCCCGAGGAAATCATTCACTACTCTGAATGGGTGCATGTGATGCGCAATCGCATGGCCAACGAGCTACAGACCATCGATATTTCAAACTTGCGCGTGACAGTACATGCGGCATGTCACTATTACAAAATGGTTCACGAAGACGCGATTTATGATCCGACTGTTCTGGGCGGTAATCGTGCTGCGCCAGGAACCTCGGTAGCGCAAGCCCTAGGTGCGCAAGTGATCGATTATTCCACCTGGTATGACTGCTGCGGTTTTGGTTTCCGCCACATTATTTCCGAGCGCGAGTTCACTCGTTCATTCACGATGGATCGCAAAATCCGCGTGGCGCGTGAAGAGGCCAATGCCGACGTGATGCTGGGTATCGACACCGGCTGTATTACCACCATGGATAAAAATCAGTGGATCGGTCAGGCTCACGGTCAAAACTTCAGTATGCCTATCATGGCGGATGTACAGTTGGCGGCGCTGGCTTGTGGCGCTGACCCCTTCAAGATTGTCCAGTTGCAATGGCACGCTTCTCCCTGTGAAGAAGTTGTTGAAAAAATGGGCATCAGTTGGGCTGACGCGAAGAAGAGCTTCCAGGCTTACCTCAAAGAGGTTGAGGCAGGAAAAATTGAGTATTTATACGATCCAAAACTGGCAGTGGGGGGTTAA
- a CDS encoding sulfurtransferase TusA family protein — protein sequence MANFDQELDASGLNCPLPILRAKKALSALSSGQVLHVIATDPGALKDFEAFAKQTGNQLIEAKENGGKFYFLIKKS from the coding sequence ATGGCTAACTTTGATCAAGAATTGGACGCATCGGGTTTGAATTGTCCGCTGCCAATTTTGCGTGCAAAAAAAGCACTGTCAGCGCTGTCTTCGGGACAGGTTTTGCATGTGATTGCTACCGATCCTGGTGCATTGAAGGATTTCGAAGCGTTTGCCAAGCAGACTGGCAATCAGCTGATTGAGGCTAAGGAGAATGGCGGCAAGTTTTACTTTCTCATCAAAAAGTCGTAA
- a CDS encoding 4Fe-4S dicluster domain-containing protein, whose translation MAIHEKSLIDADRLKTAESLVIDGVDVSGHWNTMITPRTLRDYDEHFEKTIMKYGGGDYVYRCWQCGSCTNSCTMYAQNVNFNPRYWIYLTRLGLKDELIKDKDIIWQCVSCNKCTNICPKDVKPEGVMKALAHWMEEEGITEKTPSTKFDEEFWDQISARGRIEDSAVLQNFFKKTGQSLTQDWLVEMIKRMIKHLPLKHLIRSGMNTVFHPKTKSWGKTGDVLKEYVKQQKEAAHG comes from the coding sequence ATGGCTATCCATGAAAAATCGCTGATTGATGCTGACCGATTAAAGACTGCCGAATCACTGGTGATAGATGGCGTGGACGTGTCTGGTCACTGGAATACAATGATTACGCCGCGCACCCTCCGCGATTACGATGAGCATTTTGAAAAAACGATCATGAAGTACGGCGGTGGTGATTACGTCTACCGCTGCTGGCAGTGTGGTTCCTGTACCAACTCTTGTACGATGTATGCGCAGAACGTTAACTTTAATCCTCGCTACTGGATTTACCTCACTCGCCTTGGTTTAAAGGATGAGTTGATCAAGGACAAAGACATTATTTGGCAATGCGTATCCTGTAACAAATGCACCAATATTTGTCCCAAGGATGTTAAGCCAGAGGGTGTGATGAAGGCGCTGGCGCACTGGATGGAAGAGGAAGGCATTACTGAAAAAACGCCGTCCACCAAATTTGATGAAGAATTTTGGGATCAGATTTCGGCACGTGGTCGGATAGAGGATAGCGCGGTACTACAAAATTTCTTCAAGAAAACCGGGCAAAGTTTGACGCAGGACTGGCTGGTGGAAATGATCAAACGCATGATTAAGCATCTGCCACTGAAACACTTGATTCGTTCCGGCATGAATACAGTGTTTCATCCGAAAACCAAGTCCTGGGGTAAAACGGGTGATGTGCTAAAAGAATATGTGAAGCAGCAGAAGGAGGCAGCTCATGGCTAA
- the soxY gene encoding thiosulfate oxidation carrier protein SoxY yields the protein MSIKRRTFIKGSAASGALLVATSIGLLTPAQVLAAWPQKAFTATNMQDALKALLDDTRMEVGNITVKLPETAEMGALVPITVTSTLEDIESISIFVAKNAQPLACSFDFKGDLQNYISTRIKMAQTSEVIVVVRADGDLYSATQTVNVINGGCGG from the coding sequence ATGAGCATCAAACGTCGAACATTCATCAAGGGCAGCGCCGCCAGCGGTGCATTGCTCGTGGCAACCAGCATTGGGCTGCTAACGCCCGCCCAGGTTTTGGCCGCGTGGCCACAAAAAGCATTCACCGCCACCAACATGCAGGACGCGCTAAAGGCACTACTGGATGACACGCGCATGGAGGTCGGCAACATCACCGTCAAACTTCCTGAAACTGCCGAGATGGGCGCACTGGTTCCCATCACCGTCACCAGCACGTTGGAAGACATTGAAAGCATCAGCATTTTTGTCGCGAAAAATGCGCAGCCACTGGCATGCAGTTTTGACTTTAAAGGCGATCTGCAAAATTACATTTCCACCCGGATTAAAATGGCACAGACCTCCGAAGTTATCGTGGTTGTTCGTGCCGACGGTGATTTGTACAGTGCCACCCAAACGGTCAATGTCATCAACGGCGGTTGCGGCGGCTAA
- a CDS encoding FAD-dependent oxidoreductase, with protein sequence MTDTVLIVGGGPAGLSAAAGVSAAGKKAILVEKEDRLGGAPILSGYAKLVPSGEWAKDAIGRMVSAVEGDKNITVNKGVKITKLDGDVGNFSATLSNGSTVKAASVVLATGFTHFDSINKPEWGFGTFPDVVTTTQVEQMVGAGKVVCPSDGRVPQRVAILLCVGSRDRQIGREWCSKICCTVSANLAMEIREMSPQTEVFIYYMDIRTFGLYEDKFYWQSQEEFKVKYVKARIAEVTKSPDGRLLVKGEDTLVKRPIVIPFDLVVHAVGMDPNEDNPEISRAFGVNLEKHGYIERSEHYTNTCGTSRKGVYSCGSAYGPETIDDSISQGKAAALRAISHLK encoded by the coding sequence ATGACGGACACAGTACTAATCGTTGGCGGCGGACCCGCTGGTCTTTCCGCTGCAGCTGGGGTTTCTGCCGCAGGTAAAAAAGCGATACTGGTGGAAAAGGAAGATCGCTTGGGCGGTGCGCCGATTTTGTCGGGGTACGCCAAGCTGGTGCCTTCTGGCGAATGGGCCAAGGATGCTATTGGTCGCATGGTCAGCGCCGTTGAAGGCGACAAAAATATTACGGTAAACAAAGGTGTCAAAATCACCAAGCTGGACGGAGACGTGGGGAATTTTAGTGCCACGCTGTCCAATGGCTCAACGGTGAAAGCCGCGTCAGTGGTGCTGGCAACGGGATTCACTCATTTTGATTCCATCAACAAACCCGAATGGGGTTTTGGCACTTTCCCTGATGTGGTAACGACCACCCAGGTGGAGCAAATGGTGGGTGCTGGCAAGGTCGTCTGTCCGTCCGATGGGCGCGTGCCGCAGCGCGTGGCGATTTTGCTTTGTGTGGGTTCACGTGACCGCCAGATTGGGCGCGAGTGGTGTTCGAAAATTTGTTGTACGGTGTCCGCTAACCTGGCGATGGAAATTCGCGAGATGTCACCGCAGACCGAAGTGTTCATCTACTACATGGATATTCGCACCTTCGGTTTGTACGAAGACAAGTTTTACTGGCAGTCGCAGGAAGAATTCAAAGTCAAATACGTCAAGGCGCGTATCGCTGAAGTCACCAAGTCGCCCGATGGTCGCTTGCTGGTGAAAGGCGAGGACACGCTGGTGAAACGCCCTATCGTGATTCCATTTGATCTGGTGGTGCATGCGGTGGGCATGGACCCCAACGAAGACAATCCGGAAATTTCTCGGGCGTTTGGCGTTAATTTGGAAAAACATGGTTACATCGAGCGCTCTGAGCACTACACCAATACGTGCGGGACATCGCGCAAAGGTGTTTATTCTTGTGGCTCAGCGTATGGTCCAGAGACTATCGATGATTCCATTTCGCAGGGCAAGGCTGCGGCTTTGCGTGCTATTTCGCACCTAAAATAA
- the soxA gene encoding sulfur oxidation c-type cytochrome SoxA — translation MHKLFAFMLSISLAGAAVADPEADKKAFQSYYKTMFPRVALQDFANGVYGIDPPSRDQWESLEEFPPYETDVDAGKAIYQGSATLQKCFPDAEKGITQNYPYFDTAAQQVITLPLAVNKCLSAAGEQPFSYKRGKIAQLTAYFAFRSRGKVINVKVPNAAALQAYQEGKHLFYARRGQLNLSCAHCHVDNAGKRVRSDIISPALGHVSHFPVYREKWNGLGTLHRRFAVCNEQTRSTPFEAQSREYRNLEYFLSYMNNGIQLNGPAVRK, via the coding sequence ATGCACAAATTGTTCGCCTTTATGCTCAGCATCAGCTTGGCCGGCGCAGCAGTCGCCGACCCGGAAGCCGACAAAAAGGCGTTCCAAAGTTATTACAAAACCATGTTCCCTCGGGTGGCTCTGCAGGATTTCGCCAATGGCGTTTACGGAATTGATCCTCCCTCCCGTGACCAATGGGAGTCACTGGAAGAATTTCCGCCTTACGAAACCGATGTGGATGCCGGCAAAGCCATCTATCAGGGCAGCGCGACCTTGCAAAAGTGTTTTCCTGATGCGGAAAAAGGCATTACGCAAAACTATCCCTACTTTGACACCGCCGCTCAGCAGGTCATCACCCTGCCTCTGGCCGTCAACAAATGCCTCTCCGCCGCCGGCGAGCAGCCATTCAGTTACAAGCGTGGCAAAATAGCTCAACTCACGGCCTACTTCGCCTTCCGCTCACGCGGCAAAGTCATCAATGTGAAAGTGCCCAATGCAGCGGCGTTGCAAGCCTACCAAGAAGGCAAACATCTTTTCTATGCCCGTCGCGGCCAGCTCAACCTGTCCTGCGCCCACTGCCATGTCGACAACGCCGGCAAGCGGGTACGCTCGGACATCATCAGCCCCGCGCTGGGTCATGTCTCGCACTTCCCGGTATATCGTGAAAAGTGGAATGGCCTGGGAACACTGCACCGCCGCTTTGCGGTGTGCAACGAGCAGACTCGCTCCACGCCGTTTGAGGCGCAAAGCCGCGAATACCGCAATCTGGAATATTTTCTCAGCTACATGAACAACGGCATCCAGCTCAACGGGCCTGCCGTGCGCAAATAG
- the soxZ gene encoding thiosulfate oxidation carrier complex protein SoxZ translates to MAQNTIKIKAEKKEDFVEVRTMIQHPMETGLSIDPETKTKIPAHFIQEVKCELNGKVVLVANMNMTVSKNPYLSFRLNKGDKGDTLKISWVDNLGERDSAAIKIK, encoded by the coding sequence ATGGCTCAAAACACCATCAAGATCAAAGCGGAAAAAAAAGAAGACTTCGTCGAAGTCAGAACCATGATTCAGCACCCGATGGAAACCGGGTTGAGCATTGATCCGGAAACCAAAACAAAAATTCCTGCGCACTTCATCCAGGAAGTAAAATGCGAACTCAATGGCAAGGTCGTACTCGTTGCCAACATGAACATGACCGTGTCAAAAAATCCGTATCTTTCGTTTCGCCTCAACAAGGGCGACAAGGGCGACACACTCAAAATCAGCTGGGTCGACAATTTGGGTGAACGTGACTCAGCGGCGATAAAAATTAAATAA
- the soxX gene encoding sulfur oxidation c-type cytochrome SoxX translates to MIRFSPYLFGFALLLPAAASLANNGSEPGAADVLSEGKSISFDPQRGNCLACHAIESGEHPGNIGPPLVNMKERYPNKQRLRAQIWDATLKNPNTIMPPYGRHLILTEDELNKVVDFIHTL, encoded by the coding sequence ATGATCCGGTTTAGCCCATATCTGTTCGGTTTTGCTTTACTGCTTCCTGCTGCGGCAAGCCTTGCCAACAACGGTTCCGAGCCTGGTGCCGCCGATGTTCTCAGCGAAGGAAAGTCCATTTCATTTGATCCGCAACGCGGCAATTGTCTGGCTTGTCACGCCATTGAGAGCGGTGAGCACCCCGGCAACATTGGCCCGCCGCTGGTCAACATGAAGGAACGCTATCCCAACAAACAACGCCTGCGCGCGCAAATCTGGGATGCCACTCTGAAAAACCCCAACACCATCATGCCCCCCTATGGCCGGCACCTCATTCTGACTGAGGACGAACTGAACAAAGTCGTGGATTTTATCCATACCCTGTAG
- a CDS encoding DsrE/DsrF/DrsH-like family protein: MSEKKLAIIATKGTLDWGYPPFILASTAAALGYQVQIFFTFYGLQLLKKDLDLKMSSLGNPAMPMPMPVPVLMQAMPGMEAMMTSMMKAKMKKKGVADLAELRELCLEAEVKFIACQMTVDLFEFSHSELLDGVEYGGAATFFEFAGESDVSLYM, translated from the coding sequence ATGTCAGAGAAAAAATTAGCCATTATCGCTACCAAGGGCACGTTGGACTGGGGGTATCCGCCCTTCATTCTGGCGTCGACTGCGGCAGCGTTAGGTTATCAGGTACAGATTTTCTTCACGTTTTACGGCTTGCAGCTGCTGAAGAAAGACTTGGATCTGAAAATGAGCTCGCTGGGTAATCCCGCGATGCCCATGCCCATGCCTGTGCCAGTTCTGATGCAGGCAATGCCGGGTATGGAGGCGATGATGACCTCCATGATGAAGGCAAAAATGAAGAAAAAGGGCGTAGCCGATCTGGCCGAATTGCGCGAGTTGTGTCTAGAGGCGGAAGTAAAATTCATCGCCTGCCAGATGACGGTTGATCTGTTCGAGTTCAGCCACAGCGAACTGCTGGATGGTGTTGAGTACGGCGGTGCGGCCACGTTCTTTGAGTTCGCTGGCGAATCTGACGTCAGTTTGTATATGTGA